DNA from Brachyspira aalborgi:
TAAAGAAAATTTAAAAGTAAAATTATGCGTTCCCGTTTCAAGACCTTTAGACGGTTTTGCAGGAAAAACGGAATCTCCAAATAGAGATATACTTGAATCAAATAAAGAAGAAATATTTTATCTAAAGAAAAATATATTTAGAATATTTCTCTATTTTGATTATATATTTTTTTGGATTCTCGTTTTATTTGAAAAATTAACTTTAAATAAAAATAAGAAATAATAAATCTTTAATTAATCTAAATTTTAAACTTTTAATTCAAAGTTAATAAGGTTTCCTGTAAAGCTGCCATATATTCTTTTGCCCTTGGAACATTCGCATTATTCGGATATTGAGAAACGAAAGAATCCAAAGTTTTATAAGAATCGTTATATCGTCCAACTTTGAAATATGACAATCCTATATAAAGCAAAGCTTCCGCGTCTAAAGTGTCGACATTATTATATCTCACTCTATTATAATATTCTATAGCTCTGTCGTAATTTTTTTCGTTATAATAAGATTGTCCTATTCTAAATAAAGCGTCTTCTTCGTATTTTGTTCTTGGGAATAGAGTCGCTATTTTATTATAATACATTCTCGCTTTTGTATAATTTCTATCTAAAAAGAATCTATGCGCTCTTGCTGGAACTTGTATTAAATATGTTCTCGTAACCTCGTTATAATAAATACTCGTTTTATAATATTGTAAAAAATCTTCGTATATTTCAAAAGCTCTGTCATAATCATTCATACTAAAATAAACTCTCGCTCTTCCCAATACTGCAAGCTCTCCGTTCGCTCTTAAAAAATAACTTAAAGCCTCTCCGTATTTTTTTTGAAAAAATAATTGATAACCATATTCCATATTCATAGTGGCTGCAATATCTTTATCTTTAGCTCTTAAATTATTCTGTAATTTCGGCGTTATATAATCGTCAAAAGCGTTTTCCAATCTCGCTATATCCGCATAAACCATTATAGCGTTTGTAGAATAACTTATAAATTCGGGATTATCTATAATGTCGGTAAGCCTTTCTTTAGCCAAATGATATTTTTTTTGTTTTTTTAGAGAATCGGCAACCAAAAAATAAGATTGAGCCACATTTTCTAAAGGTCTTAATTTTGTTTCTATAGATAAATATTCGTTCAAATTATT
Protein-coding regions in this window:
- a CDS encoding tetratricopeptide repeat protein; translation: MKIYSAILASVITIVAILGAVFITKASSLSSPERYFQKGKRYYEMGNYDEAINNLNEYLSIETKLRPLENVAQSYFLVADSLKKQKKYHLAKERLTDIIDNPEFISYSTNAIMVYADIARLENAFDDYITPKLQNNLRAKDKDIAATMNMEYGYQLFFQKKYGEALSYFLRANGELAVLGRARVYFSMNDYDRAFEIYEDFLQYYKTSIYYNEVTRTYLIQVPARAHRFFLDRNYTKARMYYNKIATLFPRTKYEEDALFRIGQSYYNEKNYDRAIEYYNRVRYNNVDTLDAEALLYIGLSYFKVGRYNDSYKTLDSFVSQYPNNANVPRAKEYMAALQETLLTLN